A region from the Pseudopipra pipra isolate bDixPip1 chromosome 8, bDixPip1.hap1, whole genome shotgun sequence genome encodes:
- the PSTK gene encoding L-seryl-tRNA(Sec) kinase gives MEKQLLCRDQLAGKDKTVDTDPPVQQGGAPPWRHPAHAHRAPAGAGVEAAALAAEQQQRGSGIGGGARVGLCLLCGLPAAGKSSLARALCRRLRQRPGWACALLHYDELIPDEAFRARAPGAGPSEPLPLVPGWKQSRRELLQCLEGLLRALLTGAPLPGPAQPGWERFLRCCRWEGLLEAAQGDGRAPARPLCLLLDDNFYYQSMRYEVYQLARKYSLGFCQLFLDCPLECCLQRNRLRSDPVPEQTIHLMARKIEMPDLKKNAWEQHSLILSSSDCISEDNEQIINLLATALENPARPNEEDTEQKDTDRAICAASAVHQADQACRRVISQAMKDARDKNVPPSEMKSLAEELNKLKAEFLEDLREGKTLKTQNSDPATSVISSFQREATSVVNKYILK, from the exons AtggagaagcagctgctgtgcagagACCAACTCGCTGGGAAGGACAAAACTGTGGATACAGATCCACCTGTCCAACAGGGA GGGGCGCCCCCGTGGCGGCACCCGGCGCATGCGCACAGAGccccggcgggagcgggagtGGAGGCGGCAGCGCTGGCGgcggagcagcagcagcgggggaGCGGGATCGGCGGCGGCGCCCGGgtggggctgtgcctgctgtgCGGGCTCCCCGCGGCCGGCAAGTCCAGCCTGGCCCGCGCCCTGTGCCGCCGGCTGCGGCAGCGCCCGGGCTGGGCCTGCGCGCTCCTCCACTACGACGAGCTCATCCCGGACGAGGCCTTccgcgcgcgcgcgccggggGCGGGCCCGAGCGAGCCGCTCCCATTG GTGCCCGGCTGGAAGCAGAGCCGCCGCgagctgctgcagtgcctggaGGGTCTCCTGCGGGCGCTGCTCACCGGGGCGCCGCTGCCCGGCCCCGCACAGCCGGGGTGGGAGCGGTTCCTGCGCTGCTGCCGCTGGGAAGGGCTGCTGGAGGCGGCGCAGGGGGACGGCAGGGCCCCGGCACGGCcgctctgcctcctcctggaCGACAACTTCTACTACCAGAGCATGCGGTACGAGGTGTACCAGCTGGCCAGAAAAT ATTCCTTGGGCTTCTGCCAGTTGTTTTTAGACTGTCCCCTGGAATGCTGCCTGCAGAGGAATCGCCTCAGGAGTGATCCTGTACCAGAGCAGACAATACATTTAATGGCAAGGAAAATAGAAATGCCAGATCTCAAGAAAAATGCttgggagcagcacagcctcATTCTGAGCAGCTCTGATTGCATCTCAGAGGACAA tgAGCAGATAATTAACCTGCTGGCCACTGCTCTGGAAAATCCAGCAAGGCCAAACGAGGAGGACACGGAGCAAAAG GACACAGATCGAGCCATCTGTGCAGCCAGTGCTGTCCACCAGGCTGACCAGGCGTGCAGGAGGGTCATCTCTCAGGCCATGAAGGATGCCAGAG ACAAAAACGTTCCCCCAAGTGAGATGAAGAGCCTGGCAGAAGAACTCAACAAACTGAAGGCAGAATTTTTGGAAGACTTGAGGGAAGGAAAGACTTTGAAAACCCAAAATTCTGACCCTGCTACGAGCGTAATTTCTTCATTCCAACGTGAGGCAACCAGTGTAgtcaataaatatattttaaaataa
- the LOC135418331 gene encoding disintegrin and metalloproteinase domain-containing protein 9-like, producing MVSPGSLVMLKHCLFWFTFGLTFTGKPFWIKGVSSEQTPRLSTLEITIPRSLTGREKHHPFFHEEHSDDNLSYSLKTRNGTYLLKLKKNKKLVSEDFMLFTYGENGKLEATQSKNETHCYYHGIVEGIADSTVALSTCDGLRGILYISGKWYGMEPLNTSSTFEHVFYELEDKQDVPFHCGVLNGSPQHEKMFVKQAVEYTFSSNTTSSREKLLREKRAVLPQKSYVELFVVVDNQRFLLKNSDPAAVQKETVELINYVDGMYRPLNIQIVLVGLEIWTDANHISVMDGSAGDVLGRFVSWRQKDLLKRSRNDVSHLIIGRGSFRGSIGMAFVGTVCSQVQGGSISTLNHDNMLHHATVVAHELGHNLGMKHDDKRCPASYIMHSTDNGSRNFSTCSADDFETLILNGGGNCLRNPPMTSNVYREPVCGNNVVDNNEECDCGKPQECSNPCCDAATCKLTPGSQCAQGLCCKNCKFKVAGAECRAKRDFCDLPEYCNGSNAYCPEDVYIMNGHPCSNNKAYCYYGVCQSFDSQCESIYGKGAQKAPDICFEKANIKGDRFGNCGMKGGVYKKCPVQHSLCGKLQCTSVSLQNLPAWSVVNNASGVLCWSSDFDLGTDIPDPAQVHEGTACGENKACVGFECVDATFLGYNCDVKQKCNNNGVCNNNGNCHCNAGWAPPFCNQSGYGGSVDSGPAHTDTSLRDGLLIFFFLVLPVAIVAALVIIKRDAIRRKFCRKSRRQHRDNNVQEAKQDNKPSHDTRNNQPATSSPDIFTILHFPGTRHPVQTQLPAVPSGPQRPPVPPRPAV from the exons GTGTATCTTCTGAACAGACACCCAGACTTTCTACATTAGAAATAACCATTCCTCGAAGTCTGACAGGCAGAGAGAAACATCACCCATTTTTTCATGAG GAGCATTCAGATGACAACCTTTCTTACTcactgaaaaccagaaatggaACATATCTcctaaaactgaagaaaaataa aaAGCTTGTTAGTGAAGACTTTATGCTGTTTACATATGGGGAAAATGGGAAACTGGAGGCAACACAATCCAAAAATGAG ACACACTGTTATTATCATGGAATTGTTGAAGGAATTGCTGACTCAACAGTTGCTCTCAGCACCTGTGATGGCCTGAG GGGAATCCTCTACATTTCTGGCAAATGGTATGGAATGGAGCCACTCAACACATCCAGCACATTTGAACACGTGTTTTATGAATTAGAAGACAAGCAGGACGTGCCCTTCCACTGTGGGGTGCTGAACGGCAGCCCTCAGCACGAGAAGATGTTTGTGAAGCAGGCTGTGGAGTACACATTTTCATCAAACACTACCTCTAGCAGGGAGAAGCTTTTGAGG GAGAAGCGAGCTGTCCTGCCTCAGAAAAGCTATGTAGAATTATTTGTGGTTGTGGATAACCAGAGG TTTTTGCTGAAGAATTCTGATCCTGCTGCAGTGCAAAAGGAAACAGTTGAGCTGATTAATTATGTTGATGGG atgtatAGACCATTAAACATCCAGATTGTTTTGGTTGGATTAGAGATTTGGACAGATGCAAACCACATATCTGTAATGGATGGTTCAGCTGGGGATGTTCTGGGTAGATTTGTTTCTTGGAGACAGAAAGATCTTCTTAAGAGATCAAGAAATGATGTCAGTCATCTCATAAT agggagaggctCTTTCAGGGGATCCATTGGAATGGCTTTTGTGGGTACTGTCTGCTCTCAAGTGCAGGGAGGGTCAATCAGCACT TTGAATCATGACAATATGTTACATCACGCCACGGTGGTTGCACATGAATTGGGGCATAATCTCGGAATGAAACATGATGATAAGAGGTGTCCTGCATCCTATATCATGCACAGCACAGATAA TGGATCCAGGAATTTCAGCACCTGCAGTGCTGATGATTTTGAGACCCTTATTCTAAATGGAGGAGGAAACTGCCTTAGAAATCCTCCCATGACGAGTAATGTGTACAGAGAACCTGTCTGTGGTAATAATGTGGTTGATAACAATGAAGAATGTGACTGTGGCAAACCACAG GAATGCTCCAACCCCTGCTGTGATGCTGCAACCTGCAAACTCACACCTGGATCCCAGTGTGCTCAAGGACTGTGCTGCAAAAATTGCAAG TTTAAAGTGGCAGGAGCAGAGTGCAGAGCCAAAAGGGATTTCTGTGATCTCCCTGAATACTGCAATGGAAGCAATGCCTACTGTCCAGAGGACGTTTACATCATGAATGGTCACCCATGCAGCAACAACAAGGCATATTGCTACTATGGAGTATGCCAGAGTTTTGATTCACAGTGTGAATCTATATATGGGAAAG gGGCACAAAAAGCACCTGATATATGCTTTGAGAAAGCAAATATTAAAGGAGATAGGTTTGGAAACTGTGGAATGAAAGGTGGAGTGTACAAGAAATGCCCTGTCCA GCACAGTCTGTGTGGCAAACTCCAGTGCACATCTGTCAGTCTCCAAAACCTTCCTGCCTGGAGTGTTGTCAATAATGCATCTGGGGTTTTATGCTGGTCTTCTGACTTTGACTTAGGGACAGATATCCCTGATCCTGCTCAAGTTCATGAAGGGACAGCCTGTGGAGAAAACAAG GCCTGTGTAGGTTTTGAATGTGTTGATGCAACGTTTCTGGGCTACAACTGTGATGTAAAGCAGAAGTGTAATAATAATGGG GTGTGTAACAACAACGGGAACTGCCACTGCAATGCAGGATGGGCCCCTCCGTTCTGTAACCAGTCTGGCTACGGAGGCAGCGTGGACAGTGGTCCTGCCCACACAG ACACATCACTTCGGGATGGGCTGCTTATCTTCTTCTTCCTTGTGCTGCCAGTTGCCATCGTTGCTGCATTAGTAATAATTAAGCGGGATGCAATCAGGAGAAAATTTTGCAGGAAGAGTAGAAGACAGCATAG GGATAACAATGTGCAGGAAGCAAAGCAAGATAACAAACCAAGTCATGACACAAGAAATAATCAG CCTGCCACATCAAGTCCTGATATTTTTACCATATTGCATTTTCCTGGTACAAG GCACCCAGTACAAACCCAGCTTCCTGCAGTTCCCTCAGGACCTCAACGACCCCCAGTCCCACCTAGACCAGCGGTCTGA